In Aegilops tauschii subsp. strangulata cultivar AL8/78 chromosome 3, Aet v6.0, whole genome shotgun sequence, one genomic interval encodes:
- the LOC109738989 gene encoding geranylgeranyl transferase type-1 subunit beta-like has translation MGDQGEGPAGFARARHAAFLELMSSELPDGYATQEVNHLTLAYFAVAGLSLLRELDRVNKDQIAKWVLSFQVHPEANVNLDNGQFYGFCGSRTTKFPSNLVKDPCHNGSHLASTYSALATLKIVGYDVLNLDSKVLLLSMKKLQQPDGSFMPTHIGAETDLRFVYCAAAICSMLKDWSGMDKEKAKEYILNCQSYDGGFGMVPGSESHGGGTFCAVAALYLMGFIQVDLASNSRESAPIDVQLLLEWCLQRQAADGGFQGRRNKPSDTCYAFWIGGVLKMIGAYHLIDHGALQEFLLTCQTCYGGFSKFPDDELPDIYHSYYGLAALSLLGEEEVEPLCAELGIIAAAL, from the exons ATGGGGGACCagggggaggggccggccggGTTCGCGCGCGCGCGCCACGCGGCGTTCCTGGAGCTCATGTCGTCCGAGCTCCCCGACGGCTACGCCACGCAGGAGGTCAACCACCTCACCCTCGCCTACTTCGCCGTCgccggcctctccctcctccGGGAGCTCGACCGG GTTAACAAGGATCAAATTGCCAAATGGGTTCTGTCGTTTCAAGTACACCCTGAGGCAAACGTCAACTTAGACAATG GGCAATTTTATGGATTCTGTGGCTCTAGAACAACTAAGTTTCCCTCAAATTTGGTGAAG GACCCTTGTCATAATGGTAGTCATCTAGCAAGCACTTATTCGGCCCTTGCTACGTTGAAGATTGTAGGTTATGATGTACTAAACCTTGATAGCAAGGTTCTTCTATTGTCGATGAAAAAACTCCAGCAACCAGATGGAAG CTTCATGCCTACTCATATTGGTGCGGAAACAGACCTACGCTTTGTTTACTGTGCAG CTGCGATCTGCTCAATGCTAAAAGACTGGTCAGGAATGGACAAGGAAAAGGCCAAAGAATACATTCTTAACTGCCAG TCATATGACGGTGGCTTTGGCATGGTTCCTGGTTCAGAATCTCATG GTGGGGGAACTTTCTGTGCTGTTGCGGCCCTATATCTAATGGGTTTCATTCAAGTTGATTTGGCATCGAACTCACGAGAGTCTGCGCCGATTGACGTACAATTGCTCCTGGAGTGGTGCCTTCAG AGGCAAGCAGCAGACGGGGGATTTCAGGGCAGAAGAAACAAGCCAAGCGATACGTGCTACGCTTTCTG GATTGGAGGCGTGTTGAAGATGATTGGCGCCTACCACTTGATCGACCACGGCGCTCTGCAGGAGTTTCTGCTCACCTGCCAGACATGC TACGGAGGCTTCTCGAAATTCCCAGACGACGAGTTGCCAGACATCTACCATTCTTACTACGGTCTCGCCGCCCTCTCGTTGCtgggggaggaggaggtcgagcCGCTCTGCGCCGAGCTGGGGATCATCGCCGCCGCACTGTAG
- the LOC111946216 gene encoding Very-long-chain (3R)-3-hydroxyacyl-CoA dehydratase PASTICCINO 2A-like: MAGVGSAVRRLYLSVYNWVVFVGWAQVLYYAVTALLDGGHEGVYAAVERPLQLAQTAAVMEILHGLVGLVRSPVTATLPQIGSRLFLTWGILWSFPETQSHILVTSLVISWSITEIIRYSFFGLKETLGFAPSWLLWLRYSTFMILYPTGILSEVGLIYIALPYIKVSEKYFVKMPNKWNFSFDYFYTCAIAIGVYVPGGPHMFTYMLAQRKKALSKAKTA; encoded by the exons ATGGCCGGCGTCGGGTCGGCGGTGCGGCGGCTCTACCTCTCCGTCTACAACTGGGTCGTCTTCGTCGGATG GGCGCAGGTGCTCTACTACGCGGTCACGGCGCTGCTGGACGGCGGCCATGAGGGCGTCTATGCCGCCGTCGAGCGCCCGCTGCAGCTCGCGCAGACCGCCGCCGTCATGGAG ATTCTTCATGGGCTTGTAG GGTTGGTGAGGTCTCCGGTCACTGCAACCCTTCCACAAATAGGATCGAGGTTGTTTCTTACATGGGGCATCCTGTGGAGCTTTCCGGAG ACACAATCTCATATTCTTGTAACTTCTTTGGTCATCAGCTGGTCCATCACCGAG ATCATTAGATATTCTTTCTTCGGCTTGAAGGAGACACTTGGATTTGCACCTTCCTGGCTTTTATGGCTCAG GTATAGCACATTTATGATATTGTATCCTACCGGCATCCTTAGCGAGGTCGGTTTGATTTACATTGCTCTGCCTTACATCAAG GTATCCGAGAAATACTTTGTTAAGATGCCTAACAAATGGAATTTCTCCTTTGACTACTTTTACACATGTGCTATCGCCATCGGTGTCTATGTTCCAG GTGGGCCGCACATGTTCACATACATGCTTGCCCAGAGGAAGAAGGCCCTGTCAAAGGCAAAGACTGCATGA